In the genome of Halosolutus amylolyticus, the window CACGAATATGATAAATTAATTGGCAGGGTTTTTGACACGGTGACGGAGATGCCGCGGGCCGTTTCCGGGTCGATACTATCGGACCCGACTGACGTGGCCCGACCGGGCGACAGCCAACTCGATCGGCGAGGTACCGACCAACCCCGATCGACCGGGACAACGTTTCTCACTGCCGGCCTCGTAGCGCTAGCTATGATGATCGGCTACGTCGCGATGCGGGATCGACTCCTGGTCTGCGAGGGGGACGGGACCGACGAGTGGGAGACGGAGACCGCGCTCCAGGGCCACGATCTGGAGTGTGTCGCGGCCGCCTCGGAGCGCCCGGACCGGGTCTTCGTGGGGACGTTCGGGAACGGACTTCGCCGGAGCACCGACGGCGGGGACTCGTTCGATCGAGTCGACGCCGGGTTCGTCGGGAGGGAATCCGCGCCCGAGGGAGACGACGCGAGCGAGGACGTCGCCGTGATGTCGCTGGCGATCAGCCCCCACGACCCCGACGTCGTCTACGCGGGCACCGAACCGAGTCGGATCTACCGATCGACCGACGGCGGGGACTCCTGGACACACCTCGGCGGCCTGACCGACCTGCCGTCCGCCTCAGAGTGGTACTTCCCGCCCCGGCCCCACACCCACCACGTCCGCTGGCTCGAGGTGGACCCGTTCGACCCCGATCGGCTCTGGCTCGGCATCGAGGCCGGTGCGTTCGTCTACAGCACCGACGGCGGCGAGACGTGGACCGAGCGGCCCCCTGGCTCGCGCCGGGACAACCACAGTCTCGCCGCCCGCCCCGATCGGGAGGGGCGCGTCTACGCCGCCGCGGGCGACGGCTACGCCGAGAGCGACGACGGCGGCGAACGCTGGCACCAGCCGCAGGCGGGACTGGACCACCGCTACTGCTGGAGCGTCGTTCCCGATCCCGCCGACCCCGATCGAGTCCTGGTCTCGAGTGCGGCCGGCGCGCGGACGGCCCACACGCCCGATCGGGCCGACTCGCACGTCTACCGCCGCCACGGGGCCGACGCCGACTGGGAGCGCCTCGACGGCCGCGGACTGCCGACCGGCGAGGGGGTCGTCCGGGCCGTCTTCGAGACGACCGACGAGAACGGAGACGTCTACGGGGTGACCAACCGCGGGCTGTTCGTGACCCGGGACTTCGGCGACCGGTGGGACCGCGTCCCGATCGACTGGGCCGACGACCTCGAGACGCTGACGCCGCGCGGACTGGCGATGCTCCCGGTGTGAGTCACGCCGAGGCGTCCTGCCGATCGAGGACCGCGACGATCGCGACGGCGTGAACGGGAGCCACGAACAGGCTGCTCAGCACGGTCCCGAACGGGAGGGAAGCGAGGAGCCACGCCGAGAGGCCGAGCAGGAGAACCAGTCCGAGGATCGACCAGCCTCGTCCCGCGACCCGGCGACGACTCCGAGCGAGGACGTGCCGCGGCGATCGGCCCGCGACGAGCAGGCCGGGAAGGGGGAACAGCTGGACGATCACGACCAGGTAGAGCGCCAGCGGCACGAGTCCGAACAGCCCCATCGCCTGAAGCGCGTCGATCGACCCGAGCAGGCGGTGGCCGAGATCCATCGCGACGACGAAGGCGAACAGCGACGTGACGGCGCGGCGGTCGGGCTCACGGCCCATCGCACGGGCCATCGTGAGCGCCCCGGCGACGCTGATCGCGACCAGCGAGAGGATCTGGAGTCCGACGCTCCAGACCAGAAACGGGAATTCGAGCGCCACGAGCGACTCGTAAGGGAGCGTCGTCTGCGCAATCCCCGTCGGGTAGCCGACGAACTCGACGGTGATGTCGAGGCCGTTCGACCCGAACCCCGCTTCTCGCTCTACCGCCGGGATCGGGTCGCGTCGGCGGAGCCAGTCGATCGCCGCGAGCAGGAGGCCGACGACGGCGAACGGGACGAACAGGACGGGATCCCGCCGGAGCTGGTCGATCGTCGCCGAGAACGAACTCGACGGCGTTCGGGTTGCGCGGCCGCCACGACCGGCGTTTCGATCGTCGTACTCGCCACCCATGCTACCCGGCCTCCTCGAGCGCGACGATACCGTCGGTCACGGCGACGTACAGGGTTCCGTCGCCGACGATCGGCTGCGAGAACCCGATGGTGTCCGTCTCGTAGGTCCACCGCCGATCGCCCGTCACGGCGTCGATCGCGACCAGTTCGTTCAGCCAGTGGTAGCCGAGGTAGAGGACGCCGTCGGCGACGACCGGTTCGACCTGCCTGGCGTAATCGATCGACCAGACTTCCTCGCCCGTCTCGAGATCGATCGCGTGGAGCGACCCATCGCCGTCGGTGACGAATACGACGCCGTTCGCGACGGCGGCGCTCCCCTCGGTCGCGTTCCCGCCGTGGTCGTACTCCCACAGGACGTCCCCGGAGTCCGGATCGAGAAACGACACCGCCGTTCTACTGGGAACGACGAGTCCCTCACCCGTCGCGGTCAGGGCGAGAAGCTGGCGAGTGATCTCGCCGTCACTCCGGTCGAGTGTCACGCTCCAGCGGCGCTCGCCCGTTTCGGCGTCGAAGGCAGCGACGTCGCCGGCGCTGCTCGAGACGTAGACGGTCCCGTCGCGAACCGCCGGCCGGTGTGAGCCGATCGATCGCGGGTCGCCGATCGTTCGTTCCCAGCGGCGGCGGCCGCTGTTCGCGTCGAGGGCGACGACGCGATCGGTGTCGGGGACGATGGCGTAGACTGACCCGTCGGCGGCAACCGGCGACTCGCCGGGGGACGCTCTCGTCGAATACGCGGATTCCCGTCCGGGGCCGTGCCATCGTTCGCTCCCGAACGCGAACCCCCCGAATTCGTACCCGCCGCCGGCATTCAGTCCATAGACGCCCTCGGAACCGGTGACGGCCAGCGTCTCGGTCCGATAGGCGCTCGCGTCGGCCCGGGCCAGCGACGACAGGTACGACCCAGTTCGAGAGAAGCGAACCTCTCCCGTCTCCCGATCGAGTGCGACGAGTCCCTGTCGATCGACCGTGAAGAGTGCGTCCCGTACGAGAATCGGGGCAGTCACCCCGTACGTCGACTCGTCCAACCGTTGCTCCCACACGATGCTGGCGTCGTCTTTCGGCCCCGACGCGTCGGGGTTGTGTCCGGTTCCGGCGGGGTCGTACCGGGCCATCGGCCAGTCGAACGCGGTCGACCGGTCCGCGGAGACGGTGGCCGGGAGCGGGACCCGGCGCGAGTCGCTGACGGCCGAACTCCCGAGAAGGCCTGCGAGGGCGAGGCCACTGCCCGCGAGTACTCGTCGTCTGGAGGGCATCGGTCGCCATATCGGCCGATCGTCACGTAAGTTTTGTCATCTATCCGACCGAAAGAACAGGACGAGGAGTCGTTACCGCTCCGAGTCGCGGCCGAGCCCCGGGATGAGACCGCCGCGCCGATCGGGGACGTGGACCGTGTGGTCGTCCTCGTCGACGAGCGTCGCGGTGAACGCCAGGCCGACGACGCTCGCGAGGATGAGCAGCCCACCGACGGCCACGAGCGAACCGACGCCCTGCAGGAAGAACCCGAGGACGAGTACCAGCGAGCCGACGACCTGGACGCCGAGCAGGCCGCCGAAGACGATCGTTTCTGTGTCCATGCTAGCACGGACGATCCGGACGGACGTAAAGGAATCACGCCGTGTGCCTGTATATCCGTCCGGTTGACCGGTTTCGGTTGCGTCCGGCGGTGAGAGCCGGCTCGATCGGGAATCAGGAGGGGACACTGGTCGGCCGAAGCGGTGACGGCCCCCCGGCTTCGAAATCCTTTTAGGCGCTACACGGGGATAGTAGGGTAACTGAGTGATATCATGGACGTCGACATCATCTCCGAGGAGGAGAACCCCATGTTGCATCGAACGGACGTGACTTTCGAACTGTCACACGAGGACGCGACGCCCGAACGCCTGCAGGTCCGGGACAGCCTCGCCGCGAAACTGAACAAGGACGCCGACGAGGTCGTCATCCGCAAACTCGACACCAAGTTCGGGATGCGCAAGACGGTCGGCCAGGCGAAGGTCTACGACACGGCCGACTACGCCCGCGAGGTCGAGCAGGACCACATGCTCGAGCGCAACAAGATCGGGGTCGAAGAGGAAACCGAGGCGGACGCCGAAGCGGAGGAAGCATAGATGGCGCGCTACGAACTCTACGACGAGGACGGCAGTACGGACCGCGAGCAGTGCCCCCGCTGTGGCGACGCGTTCCTCGCCGACCACGGCGATCGGACCCACTGCGGCAAGTGCGGCTACACCGAGTGGGAATAACGCCGTAGAGCCCACCGAGTCGTGAGCACTGGTATTCGAGTACTCGGGATCGAGGGTACCGCCTGGGCGGCCAGCGCGGCCGTCTACGATTCCGGGACTGACGAGGTATTCATCGAGAGCGACGCCTACCAGCCCGAGAGCGGCGGCATTCACCCGCGCGAGGCCGCCGAACACATGCACGACGCGATCCCGCGCGTCGTCGAGACGGCGCTGGATCACGCTCGCGAGACGGGCGATCGGCCCGAGGCCGAGTCCCCGATCGACGTCGTCGCCTTCTCCCGCGGTCCCGGACTCGGCCCCTGTCTGCGCGTGGTCGGGACGGCCGCCCGATCGCTGAGCCAGACGCTCGAGGTACCGCTGGTCGGGGTGAACCACATGGTCGCCCACCTCGAGATCGGCCGCCACACGTCCGGCTTCGACTCGCCGGTCTGTCTGAACGCGAGCGGCGCGAACGCGCACCTGCTGGCCTACCGCAACGGCCGCTATCGGGTCCTCGGGGAGACGATGGACACCGGCGTCGGCAACGCGATCGACAAGTTCACCCGCCACGTCGGCTGGTCACACCCCGGCGGGCCGAAGGTCGAGGAAGCGGCGAAAGAGGGCGAGTACGTCGACCTTCCGTACGTCGTCAAGGGGATGGACTTCTCCTTCTCGGGGATCATGAGCGCCGCCAAGCAAGCCTACGACGACGGGGTTCCGGTCGAGGACGTCTGTTACTCGCTCCAGGAGACGGTTTTCGGAATGCTCACCGAGGTCTCTGAACGGGCGCTCTCGCTGACCGGCAGCGACGAACTCGTCCTCGGCGGGGGCGTCGGGCAGAACGCCCGCCTGCGCGAGATGCTCCGGGAGATGTGCACGCAACGCGGAGCCGAGTTCCACGCGCCCGAGCCGCGATTCCTGCGGGACAACGCGGGAATGATCGCCGTCCTGGGCGCGAAGATGTACGACGCGGGCGACACCCTCGCGATCGAGGACTCGTGCGTCGATCCGGACTTCCGGCCCGACCAGGTCCCGGTCACGTGGCGAGCGAGGTCCGAACGAAGCGAGGGCCTCGGATACGCGAGCGGTGACGCCAGGAACCGCGAGCAGACCGACGAACCGGAACTCGCCCCCGGTCGCGGCGACGGCCCCCTGCAGGGCGCCGAAGCGATCGTCGACCTCGATCCCGAGGCCGGCCGGGTGACGAAACACCGCGAGGCCAAGACCTACCGTCACCCCGCTCTCGACGATCGACTCCGTCGGGAACGAACCCGCATCGAGGCCCGCCTCACGAGTCAGGCCCGCAGGGAGGGCGTGCCGACGCCGGTGCTCTCGGACGTCGACCCCCACGAGTCGCGACTGGAACTCGAGTACGTCGGCGATCGGGACCTCCGGGCGATCGTCCGGGGTGCGGACACGGCTGCCGCGGCCGATCGAGTCCGTGACGTCGGCCGGCACCTCGCGCTGTTGCACCGGGCCGGGTTCGTCCACGGCGATCCGACGACGCGGAACGTCAGAGTCAATTCGGACCGTACCTACCTCATCGACTTCGGCCTCGGCTACCACACCGATCACGTCGAGGACTACGCGATGGATCTCCACGTCTTCGACCAGAGCCTCGTCGGCACTGCGGCCGATCCCGGCCCCCTTCGGGAGGCCGTCCGCGAGGGGTATCGCGAGGCCGGGCAGGAGCGGGTTCTCGATCGGCTCCGGGAGATCGAAGGACGCGGGCGGTACGTCGAGGGCGATTCGTAGCTCCGTCGCCGGACGGCCGGACGATCGCGGGAATCGCGATCCCGTTCGAGGGATTCATTCGACGGTTCAATCGGCGTGCCATCGAATCCAGTTTCCGTACGATTCGAACCGTGCGAGCCGCGATTCCGTCGCGTCCCCGTCGACGAACGTCACCAGCCTGTACGTCGGTTTCCCGAGTTCTTCGTCGGGATCGATAGCGAGCCACCGAACGGGCTGTTCAGTGCTGTACTCGGCGAGGAGCGATCGAAGGTGCGCGATCGTCTCGGCCTCGAGTTGGTAGAGAACGTGCGTGCTGAACACGACGAGCGCGGGGTCGGCCGGCGCTTCCGAGAGCTGCTTCGGCAGTTCCTCGAGGACGTCCCCCTCGACGAGCGCTGGTGGATTCTCACGTGCCACCTCGATCGCGGCGGCGAGCCGATCGCGGCGGCGACGGCGGCCGGGAGGAATCAACGCGCGAAGCCACCGAACGTCGTCCTCGTCCGTCACGTCGAGGGGGTTCAGATCGATACCGCGCCGACGAGCGACCGGGGGGAACGTCCGGGAGAGCGGCGGCCGGCGCTCTCCGCGCACTTCGGTCGCGATCGTGACC includes:
- a CDS encoding 30S ribosomal protein S27ae produces the protein MARYELYDEDGSTDREQCPRCGDAFLADHGDRTHCGKCGYTEWE
- a CDS encoding bifunctional N(6)-L-threonylcarbamoyladenine synthase/serine/threonine protein kinase — protein: MSTGIRVLGIEGTAWAASAAVYDSGTDEVFIESDAYQPESGGIHPREAAEHMHDAIPRVVETALDHARETGDRPEAESPIDVVAFSRGPGLGPCLRVVGTAARSLSQTLEVPLVGVNHMVAHLEIGRHTSGFDSPVCLNASGANAHLLAYRNGRYRVLGETMDTGVGNAIDKFTRHVGWSHPGGPKVEEAAKEGEYVDLPYVVKGMDFSFSGIMSAAKQAYDDGVPVEDVCYSLQETVFGMLTEVSERALSLTGSDELVLGGGVGQNARLREMLREMCTQRGAEFHAPEPRFLRDNAGMIAVLGAKMYDAGDTLAIEDSCVDPDFRPDQVPVTWRARSERSEGLGYASGDARNREQTDEPELAPGRGDGPLQGAEAIVDLDPEAGRVTKHREAKTYRHPALDDRLRRERTRIEARLTSQARREGVPTPVLSDVDPHESRLELEYVGDRDLRAIVRGADTAAAADRVRDVGRHLALLHRAGFVHGDPTTRNVRVNSDRTYLIDFGLGYHTDHVEDYAMDLHVFDQSLVGTAADPGPLREAVREGYREAGQERVLDRLREIEGRGRYVEGDS
- a CDS encoding DUF2332 domain-containing protein, with the translated sequence MDRAETFRRYAEWVEETSPLYAVLTRAVADDPDLLDVSSEASAGQPEPQLLLAAVQALLLEGREHPLARFYPSCGGDEPDDDPVPHFRDFCLVNEQRLRSVIATRRCQTNDVGRSAVLCPAFEHVARTAATDSLAQIEIGSSAGLNLNWDRYRYDVSGVRTFGDPDSPVTIATEVRGERRPPLSRTFPPVARRRGIDLNPLDVTDEDDVRWLRALIPPGRRRRRDRLAAAIEVARENPPALVEGDVLEELPKQLSEAPADPALVVFSTHVLYQLEAETIAHLRSLLAEYSTEQPVRWLAIDPDEELGKPTYRLVTFVDGDATESRLARFESYGNWIRWHAD
- a CDS encoding PQQ-binding-like beta-propeller repeat protein — translated: MPSRRRVLAGSGLALAGLLGSSAVSDSRRVPLPATVSADRSTAFDWPMARYDPAGTGHNPDASGPKDDASIVWEQRLDESTYGVTAPILVRDALFTVDRQGLVALDRETGEVRFSRTGSYLSSLARADASAYRTETLAVTGSEGVYGLNAGGGYEFGGFAFGSERWHGPGRESAYSTRASPGESPVAADGSVYAIVPDTDRVVALDANSGRRRWERTIGDPRSIGSHRPAVRDGTVYVSSSAGDVAAFDAETGERRWSVTLDRSDGEITRQLLALTATGEGLVVPSRTAVSFLDPDSGDVLWEYDHGGNATEGSAAVANGVVFVTDGDGSLHAIDLETGEEVWSIDYARQVEPVVADGVLYLGYHWLNELVAIDAVTGDRRWTYETDTIGFSQPIVGDGTLYVAVTDGIVALEEAG
- a CDS encoding 30S ribosomal protein S24e, with the protein product MDVDIISEEENPMLHRTDVTFELSHEDATPERLQVRDSLAAKLNKDADEVVIRKLDTKFGMRKTVGQAKVYDTADYAREVEQDHMLERNKIGVEEETEADAEAEEA
- a CDS encoding WD40/YVTN/BNR-like repeat-containing protein, with amino-acid sequence MMIGYVAMRDRLLVCEGDGTDEWETETALQGHDLECVAAASERPDRVFVGTFGNGLRRSTDGGDSFDRVDAGFVGRESAPEGDDASEDVAVMSLAISPHDPDVVYAGTEPSRIYRSTDGGDSWTHLGGLTDLPSASEWYFPPRPHTHHVRWLEVDPFDPDRLWLGIEAGAFVYSTDGGETWTERPPGSRRDNHSLAARPDREGRVYAAAGDGYAESDDGGERWHQPQAGLDHRYCWSVVPDPADPDRVLVSSAAGARTAHTPDRADSHVYRRHGADADWERLDGRGLPTGEGVVRAVFETTDENGDVYGVTNRGLFVTRDFGDRWDRVPIDWADDLETLTPRGLAMLPV